A section of the Kribbella sp. HUAS MG21 genome encodes:
- a CDS encoding carbohydrate ABC transporter permease has product MTLQIDVEGRTQDSAGGPEAVSDKGGFSPVNVFSHAVLIAWAVLVVVPFGWALIASLKSTGEIFGDNPWALPKKLLWENFANAWEKGVGDYLLNSLVVVAGGVFGTMLFGSMVAYVLARYQFPGNRLIYYLFAAGMMFPTFLAIVPLFFVVKGFGMVSTYQGLILVYIAYSLPFTVFFMHSFFRTLPTSIAEAALVDGAGHATTFFRVMLPMARPGLLSVGIFNVLGQFNQFVLPSFLSPEKPVLSQGIATLLGSQRYDNDWGTLFAALTIAMVPVIVVYLIFYRQVQAGLTGATLK; this is encoded by the coding sequence ATGACTCTGCAGATCGACGTGGAAGGCCGCACCCAGGACTCGGCCGGCGGACCCGAGGCGGTGAGCGACAAGGGCGGGTTCAGCCCGGTCAACGTGTTCTCGCACGCGGTGCTGATCGCCTGGGCGGTCCTGGTCGTCGTACCGTTCGGCTGGGCGCTGATCGCCTCGCTGAAGAGCACCGGCGAGATCTTCGGCGACAACCCGTGGGCGCTGCCGAAGAAGCTGCTCTGGGAGAACTTCGCGAATGCCTGGGAGAAGGGCGTCGGCGACTACCTGCTGAACAGCCTGGTCGTGGTGGCCGGCGGCGTGTTCGGGACGATGCTGTTCGGCTCGATGGTCGCCTACGTGCTGGCCCGCTACCAGTTCCCCGGCAACCGGCTCATCTACTACCTGTTCGCGGCCGGGATGATGTTCCCGACGTTCCTGGCGATCGTGCCGCTGTTCTTCGTGGTCAAGGGCTTCGGGATGGTGTCGACGTACCAGGGCCTGATCCTGGTCTACATCGCCTACTCGCTGCCGTTCACGGTGTTCTTCATGCACTCGTTCTTCCGGACGCTGCCGACCTCGATCGCCGAGGCCGCCCTGGTGGACGGCGCGGGACACGCGACCACGTTCTTCCGGGTGATGCTGCCGATGGCCAGGCCCGGGCTGCTCAGCGTCGGCATCTTCAACGTGCTCGGTCAGTTCAACCAGTTCGTCCTGCCGAGCTTCCTGTCGCCGGAGAAGCCGGTGCTCTCGCAGGGCATCGCGACCCTGCTGGGCAGCCAGCGCTACGACAACGACTGGGGAACGCTGTTCGCGGCGCTGACGATCGCGATGGTCCCGGTGATCGTGGTGTACCTGATCTTCTACCGCCAGGTGCAGGCGGGCCTGACCGGCGCCACCCTGAAGTAA
- a CDS encoding ABC transporter substrate-binding protein, producing MATTEWFGEKPGALFPWAKAKLGDGAVPQVLRDKDGIQFEKIAALRPDLIVGLYSGISADDYKKLTAIAPTVAQPTGVPDYGVSWQVVARTVGQAVGKPQEADALVQGIEKRFAEVRTQHPEFKGKPALMATPYEGYFIYGTQDPRSRLLTDFGFALPDGLDAAIGDKFGANISAERIGLLDQQALVWFPTKGGTARLKADPLYKNLKVRTEGRDVFVEENFDDELYGATSFVSVLSLPIVLDQLVPRLAAAVDGNPATNG from the coding sequence GTGGCGACGACCGAGTGGTTCGGGGAGAAGCCGGGCGCGCTCTTCCCGTGGGCGAAGGCGAAGCTCGGGGACGGCGCGGTGCCGCAGGTGCTGCGGGACAAGGACGGCATCCAGTTCGAGAAGATCGCCGCCCTGCGGCCGGACCTGATCGTCGGGCTGTACTCCGGGATCTCGGCGGACGACTACAAGAAGCTGACCGCGATCGCGCCGACGGTCGCGCAGCCGACCGGCGTCCCGGACTACGGCGTGTCCTGGCAGGTGGTGGCGCGCACGGTCGGCCAGGCGGTGGGCAAGCCGCAGGAGGCGGACGCGCTGGTCCAGGGCATCGAGAAGCGGTTCGCGGAGGTGCGCACCCAGCACCCCGAGTTCAAGGGCAAGCCGGCGCTGATGGCGACGCCGTACGAGGGGTACTTCATCTACGGCACCCAGGATCCGCGGTCGCGGCTGCTGACCGACTTCGGGTTCGCGCTGCCGGACGGGCTGGACGCCGCGATCGGCGACAAGTTCGGCGCGAACATCAGCGCCGAGCGGATCGGGCTGCTCGACCAGCAGGCGCTGGTGTGGTTCCCGACCAAGGGCGGCACGGCGAGGCTCAAGGCGGACCCGCTGTACAAGAACCTGAAGGTGCGGACCGAGGGCCGGGACGTGTTCGTCGAGGAGAACTTCGACGACGAGCTGTACGGCGCGACGAGTTTCGTCTCGGTGCTGAGCCTGCCGATCGTGCTCGACCAGCTGGTCCCGAGGCTGGCGGCCGCGGTGGACGGAAACCCGGCCACGAACGGGTGA
- the trpS gene encoding tryptophan--tRNA ligase produces MSHAASDPSAAGSQRRPRVLSGIQPTADSFHFGNYLGALRQWVALQDDHDAFYCVVDLHAITVEYDPKALRERTRRSAAQLLAAGIDPERSTLFVQSHVPEHAQLGWVMGCITGFGEASRMTQFKDKTAKGGADRATVGLFTYPILQAADILVYQADRVPVGEDQRQHVELTRDLAQRFNHRFGKTFRVPEAHIVKETAKIFDLQDPTAKMSKSSSSPAGIIDLLDDPKASAKKIRSAVTDSGRDVVFDQEHKPGVANLLTIYSALTGKKISELEDEYAGRGYGDFKKDLAELVVEFVTPFREKTLGYLDDKAELDAILARGAERARAVTEPTLARVYDRLGFVPGPAPRG; encoded by the coding sequence ATGTCCCATGCTGCGTCTGACCCCTCCGCAGCCGGTTCCCAGCGACGCCCGCGCGTGCTCTCCGGGATCCAGCCGACGGCGGACTCCTTCCACTTCGGCAACTACCTCGGCGCGTTGCGGCAGTGGGTGGCCCTGCAGGACGACCACGACGCGTTCTACTGCGTCGTCGACCTGCACGCGATCACGGTGGAGTACGACCCGAAGGCGCTCCGCGAGCGCACCCGGCGGTCCGCGGCGCAGCTGCTCGCGGCCGGGATCGACCCGGAGCGGTCCACCCTGTTCGTCCAGTCGCACGTGCCCGAGCACGCGCAGCTGGGCTGGGTGATGGGCTGCATCACCGGGTTCGGCGAGGCCAGCCGGATGACGCAGTTCAAGGACAAGACCGCCAAGGGCGGCGCCGACCGCGCCACCGTCGGGCTGTTCACGTACCCGATCCTGCAGGCCGCGGACATCCTGGTCTACCAGGCCGACCGGGTCCCGGTCGGCGAGGACCAGCGCCAGCACGTGGAGCTGACCCGGGACCTGGCGCAGCGGTTCAACCACCGGTTCGGCAAGACCTTCCGGGTGCCCGAGGCGCACATCGTCAAGGAGACCGCGAAGATCTTCGACCTGCAGGACCCGACCGCGAAGATGAGCAAGTCGAGCTCGTCGCCGGCCGGCATCATCGACCTGCTCGACGACCCGAAGGCGAGCGCGAAGAAGATCCGGTCCGCGGTCACCGACTCCGGCCGGGACGTGGTGTTCGACCAGGAGCACAAGCCCGGCGTCGCGAACCTGCTGACCATCTACTCGGCGCTGACCGGCAAGAAGATCAGCGAGCTCGAGGACGAGTACGCGGGCCGCGGGTACGGCGACTTCAAGAAGGACCTGGCCGAGCTCGTCGTCGAGTTCGTCACGCCGTTCCGGGAGAAGACGCTCGGCTACCTCGACGACAAGGCGGAGCTGGACGCGATCCTGGCCCGCGGCGCCGAGCGCGCCCGCGCGGTCACCGAGCCGACCCTGGCCCGGGTCTACGACCGGCTCGGCTTCGTGCCCGGCCCGGCCCCGCGCGGATGA
- a CDS encoding S8 family serine peptidase produces MRRARVPLKSARFTQILRLGLPAALVAGILVTVTGSSGTAAEPRPFQAKPALGKPTGPAYDAKSVLIKFKPKATTSARKAALSKVKGRPDVSVTSDIVTVTSEAPAPELLKKVKADPAVELASLNYLRRKSATPNDLYYTNYQKYLPTVRANAAWDLSKSAGTQTIGVLDTGVDAGHPDLVGHLLPGYNTFNTAVAPNDGDGHGTATTGIIAAGTGNSIGIAGVAWNAKVRPVKVLDDNGEGSDANLINGINWAVKNGVRVINMSLGGEGDNPILHTAIKNAFAKGVVLVAASGNTGASAPNYPAAYPEVLSVGATNWYGALTSFSSWGDTVDLAAPGFNITSTAPRALTPSGFDPYYRGLSGTSFSSPIVAGVAALVRNKWPSFTPAQVMARLKTTTRDAGPRGIDPYYGNGILDAYQALGGRWTTDFPMNPADGNDQPARATVLPEVPAEVSSTIGVEGDVDWYRVNAADRLTVMLTGPVFDCAFSSNFGPHLNVYDQNLQPLAHAVYPYPTLIDPLTGCPKPMGLTVFRDVPGAIYIAVRNDNGSRDTRAYKLSVRSTTSELLSHGTAYPVTNVQPADLSTNAPVTVKPTVTFARPVVADSVNSSTVRLLNGQTGAVVPTTVAYDATTRQAVITPAWPPSDATPSDPATLLDNTPYRISVTGAKEADGTPLASISSTFSTVDTAPPTISPFNAAGAYLAANLSWGIAPTTDLDQVIVRRNAGSTVPTPTTGTLVYSGTGTAVKDTGLAQGVTYTYAVWARDRSGRYSTAHVQRLMGMKSGISTTSTLVTYGSTFTLRGSLLRIDNKAFYGLPVHVYARPKTSSRFTLLGSPKTSVSGTVSWPVKPSVSSVYMMTFPGNAEMMGTRTADITVNVAPTISATLSPSSIRLGGTAAFSGYVAPAHAGQTVYLQQYANKVWKSIAAVKLSTSGKYAFGIKPTVRGQIAYRVWFPGDADHTPAYTTNKILTIS; encoded by the coding sequence ATGCGCCGCGCCCGCGTGCCGTTGAAGTCCGCCCGTTTCACTCAGATCCTGCGGCTGGGCCTGCCCGCCGCCCTGGTCGCCGGAATCCTGGTCACCGTCACCGGCTCGTCCGGCACCGCCGCCGAGCCCCGCCCATTCCAGGCGAAGCCCGCCCTGGGCAAACCGACCGGACCCGCGTACGACGCCAAGTCGGTCCTGATCAAGTTCAAGCCGAAGGCCACCACCTCGGCCCGCAAAGCCGCCCTCTCCAAGGTCAAGGGCCGCCCCGACGTGTCGGTCACCTCGGACATCGTCACCGTGACAAGCGAGGCGCCGGCCCCCGAACTCCTGAAGAAGGTGAAAGCCGACCCAGCGGTCGAACTCGCCTCGCTGAACTACCTCCGGCGGAAGTCCGCCACGCCGAACGACCTGTACTACACGAACTACCAGAAGTACCTGCCGACCGTCCGGGCCAACGCCGCCTGGGACCTGTCGAAGTCGGCCGGCACCCAGACGATCGGCGTTCTGGACACCGGCGTCGACGCCGGTCACCCGGACCTGGTGGGTCACCTGCTGCCCGGCTACAACACGTTCAACACCGCGGTCGCGCCGAACGACGGCGACGGTCACGGTACGGCGACCACCGGCATCATCGCCGCGGGCACCGGCAACTCGATCGGCATCGCCGGTGTCGCGTGGAACGCGAAGGTCCGCCCGGTGAAGGTACTGGACGACAACGGTGAGGGCAGCGACGCCAACCTGATCAACGGCATCAACTGGGCGGTCAAGAACGGCGTCCGGGTGATCAACATGTCGCTCGGCGGCGAGGGTGACAACCCGATCCTGCACACCGCGATCAAGAACGCGTTCGCCAAGGGCGTCGTGCTGGTCGCCGCGTCCGGGAACACCGGCGCGTCCGCCCCGAACTACCCGGCGGCGTACCCCGAGGTGCTGTCCGTTGGCGCCACCAACTGGTACGGCGCCCTCACCAGCTTCAGCAGCTGGGGCGACACCGTCGACCTCGCCGCCCCGGGCTTCAACATCACCAGCACGGCCCCGCGAGCCCTGACCCCGTCAGGCTTCGACCCGTACTACCGGGGCCTGTCCGGTACGTCGTTCTCGTCCCCGATCGTGGCTGGTGTGGCGGCGCTGGTCCGCAACAAGTGGCCGTCGTTCACACCCGCCCAGGTGATGGCCCGCCTCAAGACCACCACCCGCGACGCCGGCCCGCGCGGCATCGACCCGTACTACGGCAACGGCATCCTCGACGCCTACCAGGCCCTCGGCGGCAGGTGGACGACCGACTTCCCGATGAACCCGGCAGACGGCAACGACCAGCCCGCCCGGGCTACTGTCCTTCCTGAAGTACCCGCGGAGGTCTCCAGCACGATCGGTGTGGAGGGCGACGTCGACTGGTACCGGGTCAACGCGGCAGATCGTCTCACCGTCATGCTGACGGGGCCGGTGTTCGACTGCGCCTTCTCGTCGAATTTCGGTCCGCACCTCAACGTGTACGACCAGAACCTGCAGCCGCTGGCGCATGCGGTGTATCCGTACCCGACACTGATCGATCCCCTCACCGGTTGCCCGAAGCCCATGGGGCTTACTGTGTTCCGCGACGTCCCCGGGGCGATCTATATCGCCGTACGCAACGACAACGGATCCCGGGACACCCGGGCGTACAAACTGAGCGTCCGGAGTACGACCAGTGAACTTCTGAGTCATGGCACGGCGTACCCGGTCACGAATGTGCAGCCCGCTGACCTGTCGACGAACGCGCCGGTGACCGTCAAACCAACCGTGACGTTTGCTCGTCCGGTCGTTGCCGACAGCGTCAACTCGTCGACGGTGCGGCTGCTCAACGGACAGACGGGTGCGGTGGTCCCCACGACCGTTGCCTACGACGCGACGACCAGGCAGGCCGTGATCACTCCGGCCTGGCCGCCGAGCGACGCGACCCCGTCCGACCCAGCGACCCTCCTCGACAACACGCCGTACCGAATCAGCGTCACGGGCGCGAAGGAGGCCGACGGTACGCCGCTGGCGTCGATCAGCAGCACGTTCTCCACGGTGGACACGGCCCCGCCGACGATCTCGCCGTTCAACGCGGCCGGTGCCTACCTGGCGGCCAATCTCTCCTGGGGAATCGCCCCGACAACCGACCTTGACCAGGTCATCGTGCGGCGCAACGCCGGGAGCACCGTACCGACGCCGACCACCGGGACACTCGTCTACTCGGGCACCGGGACCGCGGTGAAGGACACCGGCCTGGCGCAAGGAGTCACCTACACCTACGCCGTCTGGGCCCGGGACCGCTCGGGGCGCTACAGCACGGCCCACGTCCAGCGGCTGATGGGCATGAAGTCGGGGATCAGCACGACCTCGACGCTGGTCACCTACGGCAGCACGTTCACGCTGCGCGGAAGCCTGCTGCGCATCGACAACAAGGCGTTCTACGGACTGCCGGTCCACGTCTACGCGCGCCCGAAGACCTCGTCGAGGTTCACCCTGCTCGGATCCCCGAAGACGAGCGTCTCCGGCACCGTCTCCTGGCCGGTCAAGCCGTCCGTTTCGTCGGTCTACATGATGACGTTCCCCGGCAACGCCGAGATGATGGGAACCCGAACGGCCGACATCACGGTCAACGTCGCGCCGACGATCTCGGCGACACTCTCGCCGTCGTCGATCCGGCTCGGCGGTACGGCAGCATTCAGCGGTTACGTCGCTCCCGCGCACGCCGGCCAGACCGTCTACCTGCAGCAGTACGCCAACAAGGTCTGGAAGTCGATCGCCGCGGTGAAGCTCTCGACCTCCGGCAAGTACGCCTTCGGCATCAAGCCGACGGTACGCGGGCAGATCGCCTACCGGGTCTGGTTCCCCGGCGATGCCGACCACACCCCGGCCTACACAACGAACAAAATCCTCACCATCAGCTGA
- the ngcE gene encoding N-acetylglucosamine/diacetylchitobiose ABC transporter substrate-binding protein, producing MLKRRTLLQGALAGAVLSGCSSAPVAPPVSPENPFTVDGNAPVDLVVGDEYGGFAAAAYRKKYAAAVVTPKVSARLSEELLPRFATGTPPDVVLSTGDDALELGRLVKEGQLADLQQLLDAPSWDNQAAKVEDQLLPGLLDVGRYDGTQRSVNYVATVYGIWYSAALFQRNGWEVPRTWPDLLALGTEMKAAGLGPFIYAGTHPYYLLELVLTLAAKTGGPDVLKRIDNLEDGAWKDESVTKAITAVGELAKRGLLAPGTAQYDHVGSQRRFLAAKAGMLPCGNWLENEMKPQVRDDFVLTMFAVPALDASPALASGLHVAATAPFLVPEKARNKAGGLEYLRALLTKDVAAQVSSESNQLTIVRGAADGLEVSTALRSARDLLAAAGDQLITWYFDTWYPAFATAAAAATGQFMAGGLQQSEWTARIQAAADQLKQDSAVTKYHRD from the coding sequence GTGCTGAAACGGCGGACGCTACTGCAAGGGGCCCTGGCCGGGGCGGTGCTGAGCGGCTGCTCCAGCGCGCCGGTGGCCCCGCCGGTGTCGCCGGAGAACCCGTTCACCGTGGACGGGAACGCTCCGGTCGACCTGGTCGTCGGTGACGAGTACGGCGGGTTCGCCGCGGCGGCGTACCGGAAGAAGTACGCCGCCGCCGTCGTCACCCCGAAGGTGTCGGCGCGGCTGTCGGAGGAGCTGCTGCCGCGGTTCGCCACCGGCACCCCGCCGGACGTCGTACTCAGCACCGGCGACGACGCGCTGGAGCTCGGCCGGCTGGTCAAGGAGGGCCAGCTCGCCGACCTGCAGCAGCTGCTGGACGCGCCGTCCTGGGACAACCAGGCCGCGAAGGTCGAGGACCAGCTGCTGCCCGGCCTGCTGGACGTCGGCCGGTACGACGGTACGCAGCGGAGCGTGAACTACGTCGCGACCGTGTACGGGATCTGGTACTCGGCCGCCCTGTTCCAGCGCAACGGCTGGGAGGTGCCGCGCACCTGGCCGGACCTGCTTGCCCTCGGCACCGAGATGAAGGCGGCCGGCCTCGGCCCGTTCATCTACGCGGGCACGCACCCGTACTACCTGCTCGAACTGGTGCTCACGCTGGCCGCGAAGACGGGCGGGCCGGACGTGCTGAAGCGGATCGACAACCTCGAGGACGGCGCCTGGAAGGACGAGAGCGTCACCAAGGCGATCACCGCCGTCGGTGAGCTCGCCAAGCGCGGGCTGCTGGCACCGGGCACCGCGCAGTACGACCATGTCGGCTCGCAGCGCCGGTTCCTCGCCGCGAAGGCCGGGATGCTGCCGTGCGGGAACTGGCTCGAGAACGAGATGAAGCCCCAGGTCCGGGACGACTTCGTGCTGACGATGTTCGCCGTACCGGCCCTGGACGCGTCGCCCGCGCTGGCGAGCGGGCTGCACGTGGCGGCGACCGCGCCGTTCCTGGTGCCGGAGAAGGCGCGGAACAAGGCCGGCGGGCTCGAGTACCTCCGGGCGCTGCTGACCAAGGACGTCGCCGCCCAGGTCAGCTCGGAGTCCAACCAGCTCACCATCGTCCGCGGCGCCGCCGACGGGCTGGAGGTGAGTACGGCGCTCCGCTCCGCCCGCGACCTGTTGGCGGCGGCGGGCGATCAGCTCATCACCTGGTACTTCGACACCTGGTACCCGGCGTTCGCCACCGCGGCCGCGGCGGCGACCGGGCAGTTCATGGCGGGCGGCCTGCAGCAGTCCGAGTGGACCGCGCGGATCCAGGCCGCCGCCGACCAGCTGAAGCAGGACTCCGCGGTCACGAAGTACCACCGGGACTGA
- a CDS encoding D-alanyl-D-alanine carboxypeptidase codes for MRLLPTACATAVLVVAGPLTATAAGQAPQGPVGGDLLTAKPTVVARGATPPAVKASAYVVADIDTGQVLAVKAPHAKLRPASTLKALTALVLLPRLKKTDPVVGSDADAGIVGSKVGVYPGLRYTVDQLFEGMFLASGNDAVHALCVHDQGGVPATIQRMNAKAKEIGALDTHVTDPTGLDADGQYSSAYDLALFAKAGLARPDFAKYAATKYTAFPNVGNKGTYQVANQNKLLFNYDGALGVKTGYTTLARNTFIGAARRNGHTLVVTMMNAPHGITEDASNLLTWTFTNYGKLKPVGALVKPAAVPPKTQPQDRSGSTKSDSGTTGRPKARTALNPGQAVQSLALRVPAWAYAAPPVLLLGLFLRRPRTLRRRRH; via the coding sequence ATGCGTTTGCTTCCGACGGCCTGCGCAACCGCCGTACTGGTGGTTGCCGGACCTCTGACAGCGACAGCCGCCGGCCAGGCCCCACAGGGCCCGGTCGGCGGCGACCTGCTGACTGCGAAGCCGACGGTGGTCGCCCGCGGCGCGACACCGCCGGCGGTCAAGGCGTCGGCGTACGTCGTGGCGGACATCGACACCGGTCAGGTACTGGCGGTCAAGGCCCCGCACGCCAAGCTCCGTCCGGCCAGCACGCTCAAGGCGCTCACCGCGCTGGTCCTGCTGCCGCGGCTGAAGAAGACCGATCCGGTGGTCGGCTCGGACGCCGACGCCGGGATCGTCGGCAGCAAGGTCGGCGTCTACCCGGGCCTGCGGTACACCGTCGACCAGTTGTTCGAAGGCATGTTCCTGGCCTCCGGCAACGACGCCGTACACGCCTTGTGCGTGCACGACCAGGGCGGCGTACCGGCGACGATCCAGCGGATGAACGCGAAGGCCAAGGAGATCGGCGCGCTCGACACGCACGTCACCGACCCGACCGGCCTCGACGCCGACGGGCAGTACTCGAGCGCCTACGACCTCGCGTTGTTCGCGAAGGCCGGGCTGGCGCGGCCGGACTTCGCGAAGTACGCCGCGACGAAGTACACGGCCTTCCCGAACGTCGGCAACAAGGGCACCTACCAGGTCGCCAACCAGAACAAGCTGCTGTTCAACTACGACGGCGCGCTCGGCGTGAAGACCGGCTACACGACGCTGGCCCGCAACACGTTCATCGGCGCCGCCCGCCGCAACGGCCACACGCTCGTGGTCACGATGATGAACGCGCCGCACGGCATTACCGAGGACGCCAGCAACCTGCTGACCTGGACGTTCACGAACTACGGCAAGCTCAAGCCGGTCGGCGCCCTGGTCAAGCCGGCCGCCGTACCGCCGAAGACGCAGCCCCAGGACCGCTCCGGCAGCACCAAATCCGACTCCGGTACGACGGGCCGGCCGAAGGCGCGCACCGCGCTGAATCCCGGCCAGGCCGTCCAGTCGCTCGCCCTCCGCGTCCCGGCCTGGGCGTACGCCGCCCCGCCCGTCCTGCTCCTCGGCCTCTTCCTCCGCCGCCCGCGAACGCTACGCCGCCGCCGTCACTAG
- a CDS encoding 2'-5' RNA ligase family protein, with amino-acid sequence MSTIGVAIPIAEPYGTELQKYRADFGDPMAASIPTHVTLLPPTEIADGDLDLIDEHLLAVAARFPPFRIRLRGTATFRPISPVVFVPLAEGISSCEVLQSQVRSGPLQIELKFPYHPHVTVAHDLDKAALDRAYDALSEYDCAFDVEHFSRYEHGADGVWRPQREFPLAG; translated from the coding sequence ATGAGCACGATCGGTGTCGCGATCCCGATCGCCGAACCGTACGGCACGGAGCTGCAGAAGTACCGGGCCGACTTCGGCGACCCGATGGCCGCCTCGATCCCGACCCACGTCACGTTGCTGCCGCCGACCGAGATCGCGGACGGCGACCTGGACCTGATCGACGAGCACCTGCTCGCGGTCGCGGCCCGGTTCCCGCCGTTCCGGATCCGGCTGCGCGGTACGGCGACCTTCCGGCCGATCTCGCCGGTGGTGTTCGTGCCGCTCGCCGAGGGCATCTCGTCGTGCGAGGTGCTGCAGTCGCAGGTCCGGTCCGGGCCGCTGCAGATCGAGCTGAAGTTCCCGTACCACCCGCACGTCACGGTCGCGCACGACCTGGACAAGGCCGCGCTGGACCGGGCGTACGACGCGTTGTCGGAGTACGACTGCGCCTTCGACGTCGAGCACTTCAGCCGGTACGAGCACGGCGCGGACGGCGTGTGGCGCCCGCAACGCGAGTTCCCGCTGGCAGGCTGA
- a CDS encoding YihY/virulence factor BrkB family protein — protein MKKLKSLWQRFRRTQLWRAWQRYGDRRGNRLAGATSFFGFLSLFPLIVLAAAIAGPLLGDEAVKALKEALQQNLPGVGDKIDIDSLIAHAGTIGLVSGVSLLFTGLGWIDSLRASIRSMHELDDEPGNMVKLKAVDLGALVGLGMIGLIATGASSILTGLSKRIAGWADLEGTWLAQWGLALFSVVIGVAAGAALFLYMQTALPRIILPRKVALIAALAGGVVFYLAQRLGNVYVDHVIGSNAAYGALALPLALLVWIYLMTRVIMLIAAWTKEATLDVRAAEEESAEPAAVEAEPLLPGPPGKRYKVVPVPQRKADTAAVAAGAVLGVTATTLALQAVRAVRSVRRTR, from the coding sequence ATGAAGAAGCTCAAGTCGCTCTGGCAGCGGTTCCGCCGGACCCAGCTCTGGCGTGCCTGGCAGCGGTACGGCGACCGGCGGGGCAACCGGTTGGCCGGCGCGACGAGTTTCTTCGGGTTCCTGTCGCTGTTCCCGCTGATCGTGCTGGCGGCGGCGATCGCCGGGCCGCTGCTCGGTGACGAGGCCGTCAAGGCGCTGAAGGAGGCGCTGCAGCAGAACCTGCCCGGCGTCGGCGACAAGATCGACATCGACTCGCTGATCGCGCACGCGGGCACCATCGGGCTCGTCTCCGGTGTTTCGCTGCTGTTCACCGGTCTCGGCTGGATCGACTCGCTGCGGGCCTCGATCCGCTCGATGCACGAGCTCGACGACGAGCCGGGCAACATGGTCAAGCTGAAGGCCGTCGACCTCGGCGCGCTGGTCGGCCTGGGCATGATCGGCCTGATCGCGACCGGCGCCTCGTCGATCCTCACCGGCCTGTCGAAGCGCATCGCCGGCTGGGCCGACCTGGAGGGCACCTGGCTGGCGCAGTGGGGGCTCGCACTGTTCAGCGTGGTGATCGGCGTCGCCGCAGGGGCCGCCCTGTTCCTGTACATGCAGACCGCTCTGCCGCGGATCATCCTGCCCCGGAAGGTCGCGCTGATCGCCGCCCTGGCCGGCGGCGTCGTGTTCTACCTGGCGCAGCGGCTCGGCAACGTGTACGTCGACCACGTGATCGGGTCGAACGCGGCGTACGGCGCTCTAGCCCTCCCGCTGGCGCTGTTGGTGTGGATCTACCTGATGACCCGCGTGATCATGCTGATCGCGGCGTGGACGAAGGAAGCAACCCTCGACGTCCGCGCCGCCGAGGAGGAGAGCGCGGAGCCGGCAGCTGTCGAGGCCGAGCCGCTGCTCCCGGGGCCGCCGGGCAAGCGCTACAAGGTGGTTCCGGTCCCGCAGCGGAAGGCGGACACCGCGGCGGTGGCCGCGGGCGCGGTGCTCGGGGTCACGGCCACCACGCTCGCCCTGCAGGCGGTACGCGCGGTCCGGTCGGTCCGTCGTACCCGCTAG
- a CDS encoding zinc metalloprotease, which produces MRSFVTRPRALAVLLAGTALAFSPLGGQATAKLPADQTGNPACFTPEEGSAARGGHGADHREMSAAEQKAVEARTAQILKAKKARGLTPQAGTLASASVPVYVHVMRSTSGAGDVTDSQITQQIAELNENFAGQESTQAANTGFSFYLAGTYRYNNNQWHNDRQSTQYRSQTRKGGANALNIWLVDFSYLGIATFPWDYARNPKIDGIRVQYSSLPGGTATNYDLGKTATHEAGHWFGLYHTFQGGCTSTNDSVADTPAQSSSSSGCPTGRDSCSLPGLDPIHNYMDYSYDACYNQFTPGQSSRISDMWTAYRA; this is translated from the coding sequence ATGCGATCTTTCGTTACCCGTCCCCGCGCCCTGGCCGTGTTGCTGGCCGGTACGGCGCTTGCGTTCAGTCCGCTCGGTGGACAGGCGACCGCGAAGTTGCCCGCCGACCAAACCGGGAACCCGGCCTGTTTCACGCCGGAGGAAGGCTCCGCCGCGCGCGGTGGCCACGGTGCCGACCATCGGGAGATGTCGGCGGCCGAGCAGAAGGCCGTCGAGGCCCGGACCGCGCAGATCCTGAAGGCCAAGAAGGCCCGCGGGCTCACCCCACAGGCCGGGACCCTGGCGTCGGCCAGTGTGCCGGTGTACGTGCACGTGATGCGCAGCACGTCCGGTGCCGGTGACGTCACCGACTCGCAGATCACGCAGCAGATCGCCGAGCTGAACGAGAACTTCGCCGGCCAGGAGTCGACCCAGGCCGCGAACACCGGGTTCAGCTTCTACCTCGCCGGGACGTACCGGTACAACAACAACCAGTGGCACAACGACCGGCAGAGCACGCAGTACCGCTCCCAGACCCGCAAGGGCGGCGCGAACGCGCTGAACATCTGGCTGGTCGACTTCTCGTACCTCGGCATCGCCACGTTCCCGTGGGACTACGCCCGCAACCCGAAGATCGACGGCATCCGGGTGCAGTACAGCTCGCTGCCCGGCGGTACGGCGACCAACTACGACCTCGGCAAGACCGCGACGCACGAGGCCGGCCACTGGTTCGGGCTGTACCACACGTTCCAGGGCGGTTGCACCAGCACGAACGACTCGGTGGCCGACACGCCCGCCCAGAGCAGCTCGTCCAGCGGCTGCCCGACCGGCCGGGACTCGTGCTCGCTGCCCGGTCTGGACCCGATCCACAACTACATGGACTACTCGTACGACGCCTGCTACAACCAGTTCACGCCTGGTCAGTCGAGCCGGATCAGCGACATGTGGACGGCGTACCGTGCGTGA